The Hyphomonas sediminis genome contains a region encoding:
- a CDS encoding GAF domain-containing protein has translation MDKAETYRQLKEEIDCVVSGETSETARYATAACLLAQAFTPRFFWTGFYLVDPLKPQELVVGPYQGTLGCLRIPFGKGVCGHVAATREPIIVPDVHEFPGHIACDAASNSEIVVPVFRADGSLAAVLDVDSTSYDAFDEVDQAGLVAICESLLIG, from the coding sequence ATGGACAAGGCTGAAACCTACCGCCAGCTCAAGGAAGAGATTGATTGCGTTGTTTCGGGTGAAACCTCGGAAACCGCCCGCTATGCGACGGCGGCCTGCCTCCTGGCACAGGCGTTCACACCGCGCTTTTTCTGGACCGGGTTTTACCTCGTCGATCCGCTCAAGCCGCAAGAGCTCGTGGTCGGCCCCTATCAGGGCACGCTTGGCTGCTTGCGTATCCCCTTTGGCAAGGGCGTTTGCGGCCATGTGGCGGCAACGCGGGAACCGATCATCGTTCCGGATGTGCATGAATTTCCCGGCCACATTGCCTGCGATGCGGCGTCAAACTCCGAGATTGTCGTGCCGGTTTTTCGCGCCGATGGTTCGCTCGCAGCCGTGCTGGACGTGGACTCGACCAGCTACGACGCCTTTGACGAAGTCGATCAGGCCGGCCTCGTCGCAATCTGCGAAAGCCTACTCATCGGCTGA
- a CDS encoding acyltransferase encodes MPISDSVQLKGQVTIHHPNLVNLYGCAVGDGSRIGAFVEIQKGAEIGERCKISSHTFICEGVTIEDEVFVGHGVMFTNDKFPRATNPDGSAQSEADWKLELTRVKRRASIGSNATIMCGITIGEGALIAAGAVVTRNVPDFAIVAGVPAKVIGDATGK; translated from the coding sequence ATGCCCATTTCAGACAGCGTCCAGCTCAAGGGTCAGGTGACTATTCACCACCCCAACCTGGTGAATCTCTACGGCTGTGCCGTTGGAGATGGATCGCGCATCGGTGCTTTTGTGGAGATCCAGAAGGGCGCCGAGATTGGCGAACGCTGCAAGATCTCCTCACACACCTTCATCTGTGAAGGCGTGACGATTGAAGACGAAGTGTTCGTGGGACACGGCGTCATGTTTACGAACGACAAGTTTCCGCGGGCGACCAACCCGGATGGGTCTGCCCAGTCCGAGGCGGACTGGAAGCTGGAGCTGACGCGCGTGAAACGTCGCGCCTCGATCGGCTCCAATGCGACCATCATGTGCGGCATCACCATCGGCGAAGGCGCACTGATTGCTGCGGGCGCTGTCGTGACCAGAAATGTTCCAGATTTTGCAATCGTGGCCGGCGTTCCGGCAAAGGTGATTGGCGATGCGACCGGCAAGTAA
- a CDS encoding Gfo/Idh/MocA family protein, translating to MTAPMEASNKIINIAVVGYGYWGPNLVRNFSELNTARVHTVVDLNPKLLELVNKRYPATKTTTDFQEMLRDPEIDAVAIATPVNTHFSLAMAALKAGKHVWLEKPMAETSLQARSLVEEAEKRGLILHVDHTFIYTGAVQKIKSLIDSGELGKVLYFDSIRVNLGLFQRDVNVISDLGVHDFSILDYLFNEHPIAVSASGINHFPGTPENLAYITLFYESGLIAHANVSWLAPVKVRQILIGGSDKMITYDDLEPSEKLKIYDKGVSFTDDPKKIHEMRVGYRTGDMWAPKLDGSEALRVEGEHFVDCILTGKTPITDGRLGMRVVEVIEAATSSMRGRGETVHLPRQGSSK from the coding sequence ATGACTGCTCCGATGGAAGCCAGCAACAAGATCATCAACATCGCAGTTGTCGGATATGGCTACTGGGGCCCGAACCTTGTGCGCAACTTTTCCGAGCTGAATACGGCGCGTGTCCATACGGTCGTCGACCTGAACCCGAAGCTGCTGGAATTGGTGAACAAGCGCTATCCGGCGACAAAGACGACCACGGACTTCCAGGAAATGCTGCGCGATCCGGAAATCGATGCGGTTGCCATTGCCACGCCGGTGAACACACACTTCTCGCTCGCCATGGCGGCCCTCAAGGCCGGCAAGCATGTGTGGCTGGAAAAGCCAATGGCGGAGACGTCGCTGCAAGCCCGCTCGCTGGTCGAGGAAGCCGAAAAGCGGGGCCTGATCCTGCATGTGGACCACACATTCATCTACACGGGCGCCGTGCAGAAGATCAAAAGCCTGATCGACTCCGGCGAACTCGGCAAGGTGCTCTATTTCGACTCGATCCGTGTGAACCTCGGCCTTTTCCAGCGCGATGTGAACGTGATTTCGGACCTCGGCGTGCACGATTTCTCGATCCTGGATTATCTGTTCAATGAGCATCCGATCGCGGTTTCGGCGTCAGGCATCAACCACTTCCCCGGCACGCCGGAGAACCTCGCTTACATCACCCTGTTTTACGAATCCGGGCTGATTGCGCACGCCAACGTTTCCTGGCTGGCGCCGGTGAAGGTTCGCCAGATCCTTATCGGAGGCTCGGACAAGATGATTACCTATGATGATCTTGAACCTTCCGAGAAGCTGAAGATCTACGACAAGGGCGTGAGCTTCACCGACGATCCGAAGAAGATCCATGAAATGCGCGTGGGATATCGTACAGGCGATATGTGGGCGCCGAAGCTCGACGGGTCTGAAGCCCTGCGCGTTGAGGGTGAGCATTTTGTTGACTGTATCCTCACCGGAAAAACGCCGATCACGGATGGCCGACTTGGTATGCGTGTTGTTGAAGTCATCGAAGCCGCCACCAGCTCCATGCGGGGCCGCGGCGAAACCGTACACCTGCCCCGCCAAGGAAGCTCTAAATGA